In Acanthochromis polyacanthus isolate Apoly-LR-REF ecotype Palm Island chromosome 9, KAUST_Apoly_ChrSc, whole genome shotgun sequence, the DNA window TGCTGCCTCTATCCTGTATCGAACAACGCTGGTCGTCCATACGGTTGCTCTGGAAACGGCTCAGCAGGTCAAAGAAGCCCTCGTCTCCGAGCATATCAGGACTGAGCCGCTAACAaagaaagaacaacaaacatgaagaaCAGCGGAATAGAACAGACCGTGTAGCTATCAGGTGAATGCACCCTAGACTGCGTACTTTCTGTGGTCCCTGTGCAGAACTCTGGCTGCTGTCCAGGGTGTTGCTCGTGTCTTGGAGGACCTTACTGCTGCCACCAGCCTTGTACTTCTTCCCACGCAGGCGGCTGACAAAGAACAGCTTGGAGGAGCTTTTAGCCAGGGAGGGTTTGGACTGTTTGGTCAGAATGTCACTGTTCCACTTTTGGCCCTTCAATGGATAGAAAGGGACTGGTTATCACAATGAAGAGAGGAAACAGCAGGAAGGAGCTGATAGGAAGAAACAAAACTGGGAGAAGATAAATGATGACATTATCTGGGGCGgtaaaacatttagaaaaatcacGTTCACCGACAAGAAGCTGTGCTGGTGCGTGATGTGAAAGTGGATTGGTACAGGTGAGCAGTTCTTACATTTATCTTATCTGGAGTGAGCTTCATCAGCTCCAGGTTCTCCATGCTGTGTCGTCTGCTCATCCTGGGCCTCGctcctgaaacacacacaatatTACAACCACTAAAACCATAAAGCATCAGAAATGACTTACAGAGTGCAAGCAGTGTGATTATGCAGTTTTTACCGTGTACGTTGTAGTCTATGTCCTTGTTTTCAGACAGAGTGGAGTTATTGGTGCTGTAGCTCAGACCCAGAACCATCTGGAGATCTGAAACGTTCATACGAGCCGTCAGCTCCCCGCTCCTGTCTCCAGTCTGGAAGAAACCACacgaaatgaaaaaaaatcaaatgaaggTAAGTTCATTTCTGTTGAAAAATTTATTTACAAAGTgcatcaactttttttttgcaccatgtTATTGTGCTTTAAGTTGTTTAGGGCATTTCTTGTACCTCTTTGCAGATTTCCAAGTGTTTCTCAGCAAAGTGCATGGCTTGGTCATGGTTTCCGAGTGCAGTGTGAGCATTTCCAAGACTCCAGCATGCACGGCCCTCCCCAATcctacagaaagaaaacatacatAAGACCACGGCAGGCTGAAAATATAAGAAAcattattaaaatgtgtttgtacctgtcatTGAGGTCCTGAGCTATGATGAGGTGTTTGAGGTGATAGTCGATGGCTCGCTCATAGTCCTGTAGAAGTGTGTAGGTGTTGCCCAAACTGTAGCAGGCCTGGGCCTCCACGGCGCGGTCTTTCAACTGCCTCGCCAGCTGCAGCGTCCTCCTGACAAACATGCAGACAACCGAGTTCAAAACACTGAAGAGAGGCTTGAAAATCTGCCTCCTAGTTTCTCACTGTGTTGTGGAAGGCAGCACTTAATGTGATATATAAGGGAAGGTTACACTTCTAGACTTTTTAGATGTCACGCCACATTCAATACATGTCCTGGAGCAGtaagaagacaaaaagaaaaatgaagaactgcacacaaataaacaaaaaaaatccaaatcaaACACTTTGACATCAATtctgaaaagaaacacaagtgagaaaacatttttgtcacagaaATTGAACCACTCCAAAGCGTATCCAGTGTGTAACTACTTTCATACCGTCTGTGTCTTCTACATGCATGTATGCCTTGTTATACGTGTTTACATGGACTGTGGCTTACTTGTAATGCTCAGCTGCTATTTCAAATTCCCCCAAAAAGATGTAGGCGTTCCCCAGGTTGCAGTAAGCCCGTCTCTCTGCTGAGCGGTCCCCAAACTCCTTCGCAATAAGCAAACgctgaaacagaaacagaaaaagcgCTGTAAAAATTCACCTCTTTACTGAGGCATGCTGAGCTTGTGATACAAAGAAAGGTATTTTTTAGGGTTCACACCTGTTCGTGAGAAGACACGGCTTTGCGAAAGTTGCCCAGCAAGTAATGCGTGTTGCCGAGGTTGCCGTAAGTTCGGCCCTGGGCGGCTCGATCTCCGAGCTCCTTCACTATCGCCAAGTTTGCCCTGAAAAGTCGCATACAAACAATCAGTCAGCAACTCGGTTTGTAATGGAGATATGTgttaagagtaaaaaaaaatgatgcccACACACTCTGTGACTTACTCATAATACTCTGCTGCCTTCCTCAGTGCTGTCATCACCTCTTCTGGAAAATCTCCAGGCTCAGCTCCACTCCAACAGATGCTTTTCCCTTTGGCATGGTATACGTTCCCAAAGTTATAGAGAGCTCGCGCCTGCCCCACctaacacagaaaacaaaaaaatgtgggaGATGAAGGTGGATTTCTTCAGAAGTCCCTACATCTGTTTAAGACTATCTATTCTCTCTAactgctgctttctttctgtatgtttttgtatctctatgtatgatttttttatctttttgtatgtttttatctgttctgctgtatttgtttttcctgtaaagCAACCTTGGGTGTCCAGAAAGGcgcttacaaataaaatgtattattatcattattattacagtACATCTGTCTGCATACATGATCAGTTATGCAGTAGACCATTTTGCCTCACCTTGTCATTAATGTCCCTGGCGATGTCCAAGTGCCTCTGACAGCAAACCACAGCCTCATCAAATCGCCCCAGAACCTTTAACGTGTTACCAAGGTTTCCACTTGCTTTGGCTTCTCCAAGCAGGTCACCGATTGTcctaacaaacacacattatgtCAGTCATGACAGCAGAAATGATATCTGCAGGCTGTGAGTTTCTTGCGTATCTCCAACCTGGTCAAGGTGAGATCGTGTCGATGGAACTCCAGGGCCTTGGCGTAGTCGTGCAGGTGGAAGTAGGCATTGCCAAGCTGGCTGTAGATAGCGCTGAGCACCTGTAGGTCCTCTGTGCCCACTTGGATGGCGGCTTCAAAGAAGGAGACGCCTGCTCTGTAGTCGCCCACCTTACAGAGCCGCTCACCCTCCAACGCCAGCTCCAGGCAGGAGACCTCCATCCTGCAGCAGACAGAAGCTCAGTCAGTCCCTCCAAACGCTGAACTTCTGTTTGAAGTGGCTAAGCCTCAATAGAAATACATACAGTGTGTAGAATAAAGAAATACAACAGTGGAAACAAAGCTGAAGAGAAAGGgggaaaacaaatcttcatCTGCTGTAACCTACAGCCAAATGACCGGACTGCACTCGCGACTGAATGTCTTTCGAAGCTTTCGGCAGGGAATGTTGTTTTGCTACTTCCTTCCACCTCCAGAGAACAATGGTTCGAACTGGGGGTTGTTTATGATGGTAGATCTCACATCCTTTTAACACGCCACAGAAAGTaaagttttctctttttacagTGAAGCAAAGTCGAACCCTCAGTGTTCATCATTCTCCTGTTTACTAATGCTGCTTcagatttaaaaacagtttttaaagtttgtgttGTGGCTGAAAAGATTCATGCTTGTGGATCTGTATGTTTTAACTACAAGCTGTGTATGCTTTACAGGACTTCCAACCGTTCTTAATTGTGCTACAAATGTATAATCACAGATGTCACAGCTACAGTGATTTGTGATTTGCTTCTTAAGAATTAATCTTATTAATCTCCACAAAACAGCTTGTGACATCAGCATTCTTGCTTTCTAAcattaaagtaagtaaaaaaaaaaagtcaggttCAAGGTTACATTTCAAAACATAATGACATGGCTTTCTCTAGCCCATCAAATCAATAACAAATATCATTTTAACGAGCACTTTGAAGTGGCTCCTCTAACAACCGAATGATCTCGCTTCAAGATGCTGTGTATGAGGCAGGGCTTTGGCGTTTTAAAGCCAGATGAAAGCAGCATCAGACAATGGCTGCTGTCTTATCTGTGGATGAAAGACTGAGCAACATATCCGAGCATAGCAAAAGCTCGTCCACATtccacttttgtttttcaggaaaCCGTTTCATTGGGTAGAGATTAGCTTCACACAAAATCTATTCAGCTTGTTTATCTCAAGTGTTCCTTTTGTTCCCACCCAGTAGTTATCTAAAAGCTCGCAAAAACAGCCCAAGAAAGAATCACAATCTAGTTTGGATTCCTCACATGAAGCAACAGCTTACATAGTCTATTGTGTGCCGCTGAAATGACGcacaaacaccaaacacagTAGCTTGTCTCACCGTACCGGTAGGCTATAATTTCTGAACAAAGGCAAACATGGTGTCCTCAACAGCCAATAAAGCTCAGCTCAGCAGTGTTAGGCTTTAAATTAGAAGCgtctgctttttgtttattaacACTATACCATTTGAAGCTACAGCTGTGGTAAATGCTAGCCTACCTGCTGGGTTTTCGTgtcttacaacaacaacaaaagcacatgGAGCATCTGAGAGGCATCTACTGATGTTTCCTCTGGAAAAACTTCTAGGCTGCAGCACCTTCTCTTTCTCTGAAGCATGGAGAGATTTCCTTAGACCTACTTAGTCGCCTACAGCTGATGAAAAGCTTGGCTGGTGCTTATTCAAGTCTTTAAGAAAAAacgcaaaagcaaaacaaacaaaaaaaaccattcCTTTTCTGTGATATCAAAGCCACTAGCGATCTGACGTCACACAGGTATTTTAGCATCACGCATTGGAAAACGTTCAGGGAGACGCATGTGATGTTGTCACAGTATTAACTTCCAATGCATGGCAGCGAGGAAACTGCTCCGTCAACATTTTCTCAGCTAATCTGCTTGTCTTTTCTCCAAGCTCTCTCCTCCGCTGACCTGGTCACCTGAGATTACATCTGTAGCGTATGCACCTGGCAGATTACGGAGCTTGTGAGTCCTAAGTATCTTGATTAGATGTGGCAGTCACAAGCAGACTATGAAGCGTAGTTAATAAAATCAATACACTGACTGTAACCATCCGGCTCctattgggggaaaaaaatctgctgtccTGTCACTAAGAGCGCACCTTCACTGTCTAAATAACTTGGACACACGTGTGCCCATAAACAAAGCCAGCAGTGATGAATTATTCAGTGGTTGCTTAAATATTTAAGCTAGCTGAAGCAGGCCCTTCTGTGGCTGCAGGTCACACCTGCTGTCAGAGCCCTTTATCTGGGTGTATAAGGACAGTTGGCTGATGAGTTTCTATAGAAAACTGGCCGACAAAGGAAAAGACTCTTCCAGCCCATAATGTAATGAAACTTTAAATCCCCAACTTTAAATTCATATTACATAGAGCATCACTTTTCAACAAGGGTACTAAATAGACAGATAATCAGCTACATAACACTGACACACCATAAATATAAAGAGCATTTATTCTCTTAACTATCCACACATAATTTCACTAGTGGCACCATCAAAATCTAGTGATGGATAAAAGGTCACAAGCTAAAAAAGCAAGCCACACTGAGTCTACACTACAAGAACACTTCAGAGGAGAAACGAGAGACTCCTACCTGTAGCGGACATGAAAGGATGGCTCCTCCGCTCGCATACTAACCACTGAGCCACCGGTATCCATTGAAGTGCATAATATGAGGGAAAATCCCAGTTTCGTTCCCGAAAAAATGATTGCGTTTAAAAACAAGAATtagtgagaaagaaaaaaaatcttgggtCAAAAGGAGTCGGGCAAGAAGAGGCGGACCAAGTAAAAAGTCATCCAATGTGGTCTGCCTCTGCTGAATGTTGACAGGGGAAGGTAAACCCACAAgtgtcagagctgcagagtcCAGAGCGTCAGTCCACACGGCTGCTTTCGTATATTGTGCGTTTTGCGTCACTGCCCCTCAATCTCTTGCTAGCGGCCCTCTGTAAAGAGAACACAAGATGCTGTATGTGAAGCCTCTTTCGGGCTACTCGGTGCCATGGCAACACCAACCAAACAGCAGTGTGCACGAGCAGAGCAGGCAGGAAGCGAGAGAGAGCGGGGCAGGAATGAACAGCAAGAGGGCAATACAGGCGAGCTGTCAGTCTAAGACGGTGACTCAGTTCATCCGAGCCAGGACAGTCTGTGTGCTCTGAAGTTGCAACAAGGTGAGAAAGCTACGAATGGAACCTATGCAAACAGAGACGGCAGGGAAAAAAATACTCTGAGAGGGCAAATGCAAATCATGGGTTAGGTAGGCACAGAAAAGAAAGAGCAACCAGAAACCTGTCGCATGAGGTGTCAAAATATTGAAATGGAatctctgaaaatgaaaaagcaaaacagatgAACCTACTTTGCGACTTCCACCAGAGGAAAGGAGAGTGATAAAGCAAGCTACATGGACATGAGAGGCTGCACCGAATAAAGACCAGGGCCAGCCATTGCCTAATTCCTCCATGATCTCATACTAGTCACACCCATTGGTCCCCAGAATTTAAACCATAAGCCCCTCCtcaccacacacatgcacacaaactggGAAATGGGGCAGACCAGTTATTTGCAAACTAGGTTAAATCTGTATGCTAGACAACAGCTGAACTGCAACACAgacacagcagaaacaaacagtttTTAGAAACATGTTCTCTGAATCAGGGCATCGCAGTTCATATACACTGACAGCTCAAACACACTTTCATAGAATTGCAAATCATTTTTATAAAGTAGGCGACAACCTTCTTggccttctttttttaaaatattgacatGCTGAGACCTACATGTAGTCAACTCATTTGTGGCCTATTTCAGTTTTTTAGCCAATGGAAATATGGCAAAACTACATCAAAACCAAGCAGGAAAGGCTCAAGTAAAGGGCCTCGATATGATGTACTGATCAGATGGGGCAGTTCAAGTATgctggattttttaaataaagtctgAATAATCATGATTATTACTTAATTAGCCAattcaatattatttaaaaaatcaaaacattgtCAGACAAAATTGCATGCAAAATGCATCCATCGTGTAGAGTTCAACATACagagcaaagacacaaaaatatctTCATTTAAGGTTTTTGATGTAAAATACAATTGCTGAGCTGCACCTTCATATTTTGTTTAGTGCTACAGGTTATACTGCAGTAACACAGCAAATCTTACAAACAAATAGGgccccaacaacaacaaagaaacatgaagTGTTTTGACAGCATAAAAATCATATTCTTGTTTTGATAATGTCatgaaaacaaatacaatccACTCCCGAAGACAGAACACAGTAGAAACTCTACACTAAATGTTTGACAGTTTAGGATCAATTATTTCCAGAGAGATCCAAAGATTTCCAGAGAAGGCACTTGGACTTCAATCTGCAAAACCACTAAACCAGAAGAAGCTCCATAAAATCGATGAGCACTTGTGTGTTACAAAAAATCAGACTTGGTACTAAAACCAGTTATCTTTCTGACTATCCTGTtattcctgctgctgcttgatTGTGAACGGTTATGACACAAATTTAAGCTCAGGGCTTCAGGAGCCTTACACTACATGTTCctgtacatgaataaaagcactGATTGATGTGTGCCAGTGTTCACGCAGCCTTTTCCACCATTGTATGCCAGCTGGGTGTGTTTCTGAGCAAACTGCCCTGCTCACAA includes these proteins:
- the gpsm2 gene encoding G-protein-signaling modulator 2 isoform X2, with the protein product MEVSCLELALEGERLCKVGDYRAGVSFFEAAIQVGTEDLQVLSAIYSQLGNAYFHLHDYAKALEFHRHDLTLTRTIGDLLGEAKASGNLGNTLKVLGRFDEAVVCCQRHLDIARDINDKVGQARALYNFGNVYHAKGKSICWSGAEPGDFPEEVMTALRKAAEYYEANLAIVKELGDRAAQGRTYGNLGNTHYLLGNFRKAVSSHEQRLLIAKEFGDRSAERRAYCNLGNAYIFLGEFEIAAEHYKRTLQLARQLKDRAVEAQACYSLGNTYTLLQDYERAIDYHLKHLIIAQDLNDRIGEGRACWSLGNAHTALGNHDQAMHFAEKHLEICKETGDRSGELTARMNVSDLQMVLGLSYSTNNSTLSENKDIDYNVHGARPRMSRRHSMENLELMKLTPDKINGQKWNSDILTKQSKPSLAKSSSKLFFVSRLRGKKYKAGGSSKVLQDTSNTLDSSQSSAQGPQKRLSPDMLGDEGFFDLLSRFQSNRMDDQRCSIQDRGSRLSLNSGPESPPRAIRKSVSESVNVSSAQGRRLEESSAAGGSLPGLRLNQNSSQAVLSHLMASADNAEPDDDFFDMLVKCQGSRLDDQRCAPPPPPVRGPTVPDEDFFSLIMRSQAKRMDEQRVTLPSAANTTARPSTSSN
- the gpsm2 gene encoding G-protein-signaling modulator 2 isoform X1 translates to MDTGGSVVSMRAEEPSFHVRYRMEVSCLELALEGERLCKVGDYRAGVSFFEAAIQVGTEDLQVLSAIYSQLGNAYFHLHDYAKALEFHRHDLTLTRTIGDLLGEAKASGNLGNTLKVLGRFDEAVVCCQRHLDIARDINDKVGQARALYNFGNVYHAKGKSICWSGAEPGDFPEEVMTALRKAAEYYEANLAIVKELGDRAAQGRTYGNLGNTHYLLGNFRKAVSSHEQRLLIAKEFGDRSAERRAYCNLGNAYIFLGEFEIAAEHYKRTLQLARQLKDRAVEAQACYSLGNTYTLLQDYERAIDYHLKHLIIAQDLNDRIGEGRACWSLGNAHTALGNHDQAMHFAEKHLEICKETGDRSGELTARMNVSDLQMVLGLSYSTNNSTLSENKDIDYNVHGARPRMSRRHSMENLELMKLTPDKINGQKWNSDILTKQSKPSLAKSSSKLFFVSRLRGKKYKAGGSSKVLQDTSNTLDSSQSSAQGPQKRLSPDMLGDEGFFDLLSRFQSNRMDDQRCSIQDRGSRLSLNSGPESPPRAIRKSVSESVNVSSAQGRRLEESSAAGGSLPGLRLNQNSSQAVLSHLMASADNAEPDDDFFDMLVKCQGSRLDDQRCAPPPPPVRGPTVPDEDFFSLIMRSQAKRMDEQRVTLPSAANTTARPSTSSN